The proteins below come from a single Miscanthus floridulus cultivar M001 chromosome 1, ASM1932011v1, whole genome shotgun sequence genomic window:
- the LOC136486468 gene encoding low-temperature-induced 65 kDa protein-like isoform X2: MDAPAMLTRKHVPEDVGLRNTGEVEDEGAGGQAQLHRDEKQHKPVLKKVKEKVKKIKNTLAGHGHGHDGEHGGGDERMGDAGTGTGRGSSSSSEKAEEDAVEREAALEKGGYMEDVEDKPVVMGSDPEVHGAPMYDSARAPAVQDLVAKYDQPARTPAVQEVEGDGAEPRVRLGEIGGPVVEDTAAPRSTTPAARESEDIGTTPVVQQFETMSLSDDPAHVGAGKKGAKAEEWKDKAADTVGGAAGGASYTDRLKNAAAGSTEYGKKLASTMYEKVASVGTAVGVGKRDDEQRTEAVPASNTAGAEEWRDAPEATDTDATRGAGYTDKIKSAAAGTTGYGKQLASTVYDKVAGVGTAVAPNLRPQESSAKAEGAHSEAMPVSDTGAELWKDAPAATDATNTASGPAGYTDKIKSAAAGTTEYGKQLASTVYEKVAGVGTAVAGKVQQATQSAGTATPGPGVQQDTTTPGAGGQDKGVTVTGYIAEKLRPGDEDRALSEAISGAVQRRKEDVGGTVAQRVPAPGQVITKARDAVTSLTGGNRVSETVQPATATDGSQGKT; encoded by the exons ATGGACGCTCCGGCCATGCTCACGCGCAAGCACGTCCCCGAGGACGTCGGCCTCCGGAACACCGGCGAAG TGGAGGACGAGGGAGCCGGGGGCCAGGCCCAGCTGCACCGCGACGAGAAGCAGCACAAGCCGGTGctgaagaaggtgaaggagaaggtgaagaagatcaagaacaCCCTcgccggccacggccacggccacgacggtgagcacggcggcggcgacgagcgcATGGGGGACGCAGGCACCGGCACCggccgcggcagcagcagcagcagcgagaaGGCGGAGGAGGacgcggtggagagggaggccgcGCTGGAGAAGGGCGGCTACATGGAGGACGTCGAGGACAAGCCCGTCGTCATGGGGTCCGACCCCGAGGTGCACGGCGCGCCAA TGTACGACTCGGCGAGGGCACCGGCCGTGCAGGACCTCGTCGCCAAGTACGATCAGCCGGCGCGCACACCGGCCGTGCAGGAGGTGGAGGGCGACGGCGCCGAACCTAGGGTGCGGCTCGGTGAGATCGGCGGCCCCGTCGTCGAGGATACGGCCGCGCCGCGCTCCACGACGCCCGCCGCGCGAG AGAGTGAGGACATAGGCACGACGCCCGTGGTGCAGCAATTCGAGACGATGAGTTTGTCCGACGACCCGGCGCACGTGGGCGCGGGCAAGAAGGGCGCCAAGGCAGAGGAGTGGAAAGACAAGGCCGCGGACACGGTGGGCGGCGCGGCCGGTGGCGCTAGCTACACGGACAGGCTCAAGAACGCGGCCGCCGGCAGCACGGAGTACGGCAAGAAGCTAGCGAGCACGATGTACGAGAAGGTCGCCAGCGTCGGCACCGCTGTGGGAGTGGGGAAGCGCGACGACGAACAACGCACGGAGGCGGTGCCGGCGTCGAACACCGCCGGTGCGGAGGAGTGGAGAGACGCCCCCGAGGCCACGGACACGGACGCGACGAGAGGCGCCGGGTACACGGACAAGATCAAGTCGGCGGCCGCGGGCACCACTGGGTACGGCAAGCAGCTGGCGTCCACCGTGTACGACAAGGTCGCCGGTGTCGGCACCGCCGTCGCGCCCAACCTCCGTCCGCAGGAGAGCTCGGCGAAGGCGGAAGGCGCACACAGCGAGGCAATGCCGGTGTCGGACACCGGCGCTGAGTTGTGGAAGGACGCCCCAGCTGCCACGGACGCGACCAACACCGCGTCGGGGCCGGCGGGCTATACGGACAAGATCAAGTCCGCGGCTGCCGGCACCACGGAGTACGGCAAGCAGCTGGCGAGCACCGTGTACGAGAAGGTCGCCGGCGTCGGCACCGCCGTGGCGGGCAAGGTCCAGCAGGCCACGCAGTCTGCCGGCACGGCGACGCCCGGGCCCGGCGTGCAGCAGGACACGACCACCCCCGGCGCCGGCGGGCAGGACAAGGGGGTGACCGTCACGGGGTACATCGCCGAGAAGCTCCGTCCTGGTGACGAGGACCGCGCGCTCAGCGAGGCGATCTCCGGCGCCGTGCAGCGGCGCAAGGAGGACGTCGGGGGCACGGTAGCGCAGCGCGTGCCGGCGCCCGGTCAGGTGATCACGAAAGCGCGCGATGCCGTCACGTCGCTCACCGGCGGGAACCGAGTCTCCGAGACCGTACAGCCAGCCACAGCCACAG ACGGGTCGCAGGGGAAGACGTGA
- the LOC136486468 gene encoding low-temperature-induced 65 kDa protein-like isoform X1, translating into MDAPAMLTRKHVPEDVGLRNTGEVEDEGAGGQAQLHRDEKQHKPVLKKVKEKVKKIKNTLAGHGHGHDGEHGGGDERMGDAGTGTGRGSSSSSEKAEEDAVEREAALEKGGYMEDVEDKPVVMGSDPEVHGAPMYDSARAPAVQDLVAKYDQPARTPAVQEVEGDGAEPRVRLGEIGGPVVEDTAAPRSTTPAARESEDIGTTPVVQQFETMSLSDDPAHVGAGKKGAKAEEWKDKAADTVGGAAGGASYTDRLKNAAAGSTEYGKKLASTMYEKVASVGTAVGVGKRDDEQRTEAVPASNTAGAEEWRDAPEATDTDATRGAGYTDKIKSAAAGTTGYGKQLASTVYDKVAGVGTAVAPNLRPQESSAKAEGAHSEAMPVSDTGAELWKDAPAATDATNTASGPAGYTDKIKSAAAGTTEYGKQLASTVYEKVAGVGTAVAGKVQQATQSAGTATPGPGVQQDTTTPGAGGQDKGVTVTGYIAEKLRPGDEDRALSEAISGAVQRRKEDVGGTVAQRVPAPGQVITKARDAVTSLTGGNRVSETVQPATATGEDVKEGYATEAPVIRGEEIGSAKLNTNTM; encoded by the exons ATGGACGCTCCGGCCATGCTCACGCGCAAGCACGTCCCCGAGGACGTCGGCCTCCGGAACACCGGCGAAG TGGAGGACGAGGGAGCCGGGGGCCAGGCCCAGCTGCACCGCGACGAGAAGCAGCACAAGCCGGTGctgaagaaggtgaaggagaaggtgaagaagatcaagaacaCCCTcgccggccacggccacggccacgacggtgagcacggcggcggcgacgagcgcATGGGGGACGCAGGCACCGGCACCggccgcggcagcagcagcagcagcgagaaGGCGGAGGAGGacgcggtggagagggaggccgcGCTGGAGAAGGGCGGCTACATGGAGGACGTCGAGGACAAGCCCGTCGTCATGGGGTCCGACCCCGAGGTGCACGGCGCGCCAA TGTACGACTCGGCGAGGGCACCGGCCGTGCAGGACCTCGTCGCCAAGTACGATCAGCCGGCGCGCACACCGGCCGTGCAGGAGGTGGAGGGCGACGGCGCCGAACCTAGGGTGCGGCTCGGTGAGATCGGCGGCCCCGTCGTCGAGGATACGGCCGCGCCGCGCTCCACGACGCCCGCCGCGCGAG AGAGTGAGGACATAGGCACGACGCCCGTGGTGCAGCAATTCGAGACGATGAGTTTGTCCGACGACCCGGCGCACGTGGGCGCGGGCAAGAAGGGCGCCAAGGCAGAGGAGTGGAAAGACAAGGCCGCGGACACGGTGGGCGGCGCGGCCGGTGGCGCTAGCTACACGGACAGGCTCAAGAACGCGGCCGCCGGCAGCACGGAGTACGGCAAGAAGCTAGCGAGCACGATGTACGAGAAGGTCGCCAGCGTCGGCACCGCTGTGGGAGTGGGGAAGCGCGACGACGAACAACGCACGGAGGCGGTGCCGGCGTCGAACACCGCCGGTGCGGAGGAGTGGAGAGACGCCCCCGAGGCCACGGACACGGACGCGACGAGAGGCGCCGGGTACACGGACAAGATCAAGTCGGCGGCCGCGGGCACCACTGGGTACGGCAAGCAGCTGGCGTCCACCGTGTACGACAAGGTCGCCGGTGTCGGCACCGCCGTCGCGCCCAACCTCCGTCCGCAGGAGAGCTCGGCGAAGGCGGAAGGCGCACACAGCGAGGCAATGCCGGTGTCGGACACCGGCGCTGAGTTGTGGAAGGACGCCCCAGCTGCCACGGACGCGACCAACACCGCGTCGGGGCCGGCGGGCTATACGGACAAGATCAAGTCCGCGGCTGCCGGCACCACGGAGTACGGCAAGCAGCTGGCGAGCACCGTGTACGAGAAGGTCGCCGGCGTCGGCACCGCCGTGGCGGGCAAGGTCCAGCAGGCCACGCAGTCTGCCGGCACGGCGACGCCCGGGCCCGGCGTGCAGCAGGACACGACCACCCCCGGCGCCGGCGGGCAGGACAAGGGGGTGACCGTCACGGGGTACATCGCCGAGAAGCTCCGTCCTGGTGACGAGGACCGCGCGCTCAGCGAGGCGATCTCCGGCGCCGTGCAGCGGCGCAAGGAGGACGTCGGGGGCACGGTAGCGCAGCGCGTGCCGGCGCCCGGTCAGGTGATCACGAAAGCGCGCGATGCCGTCACGTCGCTCACCGGCGGGAACCGAGTCTCCGAGACCGTACAGCCAGCCACAGCCACAG GGGAAGACGTGAAGGAAGGCTATGCGACGGAGGCGCCTGTGATCCGCGGGGAAGAGATCGGCAGCGCGAAGCTGAACACGAATACCATGTGA